A part of Crassostrea angulata isolate pt1a10 chromosome 5, ASM2561291v2, whole genome shotgun sequence genomic DNA contains:
- the LOC128184753 gene encoding chloride intracellular channel protein 2-like, with protein MSDDKPFYEPQESDEDPKPKFELYIKASSIDGEMKGSCPICQQWFMIAYLLAEQKNASFKVFTVQANTPPQTFKDKVQSKIFPVVIGTSGKNVNGQDISGIVYDNYDDVEKFFESINFNCPKLKRTQQANVASLKIFEDLYKNFNLFLQNPSSDGKKLLSDLRNLNSHLEMQETPFLTGPSLAYADCVLLPKLQHIRLAGEQYRDFKIPEEFTAIWDYMERGYQTTAFSATLPSDQDIVKHYEMRAAGKGIKGRPTLQKQTYTMSVPKRVPTTTVNGGGDGEGSNGMDESGE; from the exons ATGAGCGACGATAAACCTTTTTACGAGCCCCAGGAATCTGATGAGGATCCGAAGCCGAAATTCGAGCTCTATATCAAG GCCTCCAGTATCGATGGAGAAATGAAAGGATCTTGTCCGATCTGCCAACAGTGGTTCATGATCGCCTATCTCCTGGCCGAACAGAAGAATGCAAGCTTTAAGGTTTTCACAGTACAGGCCAACACACCACCTCAGACATTCAAAGACAAAGTCCAAAGCAAAATATTCCCAGTAGTGATCGGAACGAGTGGCAAAAATGTCAATGGTCAGGATATTTCTGGGATCGTTTATGACAATTATGACGATGTTGAAAAATTCTTTGAGAGTATAAACTTTAACTGCCCTAAACTGAAGAGAACCCAGCAGGCCAATGTTGcaagtttgaaaatatttgaggATTTATATAAG AACTTCAATTTATTCTTACAAAACCCGAGCAGTGATGGCAAGAAGTTGTTATCAGACTTACGGAATTTGAACAGCCATCTGGAGATGCAGGAAACCCCGTTCTTGACGGGACCATCCCTTGCCTATGCTGATTGTGTCTTGCTGCCAAAACTACAGCACATACGTCTAGCTGGAGAG CAATACAGGGACTTTAAAATTCCAGAGGAATTTACTGCTATTTGGGATTATATGGAACGTGGATACCAGACAACAGCTTTCAGTGCAACTCTTCCCTCAGATCAAGACATAGTTAAACACTATGAAATGAGAGCAGCTGGAAAAGGCATCAAGGGACGCCCCACATTACAGAAACAGACATACACAATGAGCGTACCTAAACGTGTTCCCACGACAACGGTCAATGGTGGCGGGGATGGCGAGGGGTCAAATGGCATGGATGAGTCCGGGGAATAA